The Bacteroidales bacterium sequence TTTCATATATTCGGTTCATAATCAAAAAAGAAAATCTATGAAAAAGCAAATTTTATTGATCACTAGTTTCGTTTTCATTGCTTCTGTCGCGTTCGGCGGCGGGATAGTGACCAACTCAAATCAGAGCGCCTATTGGGTGCGTACGCTTGTGAGAGATGCTGCTATAGGACCTGATGCTGTGTACTTTAATCCTGCCGGTCTTACAAAAATGGAAGACGGATTTCATTTCTCATTAAATTCGCAGTCAATTTTCCAGAGTAAAGATGTGACCAGTTCCTATCCATTTTTAAGCCCTTCACCAAAGAAATACCTGGGTGATGTTAAAGCACCTGTTTTCCCGGGCGTTTATGCTACATGGAAAAAAAGCAAGATAGCCGTTTCATTTGGTTTTAACCCTATTGGGGGTGGTGGCGGAGCTGAATATAAAAAAGGATTACCCTCATTCGAAAGTTCAATATCAGGACTGGTACCCATGCTCCAATCATCACTTCAACCCCTTGATGCAGGTTTGACAACAGGATATACTTTCAATCCCAATTTCAGCAACATAACAGGATACAGTGCTGACATATATTTCAAAGGCTCCTCAATTTATTTCGGTTATCAGCTCGGACTGACTTATCAGATTAATGATATGATCAGCGCTTACCTGGGTGGCCGCCTGGTTACAGCCAAGAATAAATATAAAGGACATATCCGTGATATAGCCATTGATGTTGCTCCTGCAGCTGCCGGTTATGGAACTTTATATAATGTTCAGCCAGGATCTTACACTCCGGGCAATTACCTGAGAGGTGTTGCCTCAGCAGTTGGTGTTCCTGCCATGAATGCTGCAATTCTTAACGGAACAGCCGCAGTACTTGATGGTGCCACAGCTGATATGGAAGTGGATGCAGAAGAAAGCGGTACCGGTTTTGCCCCGATCCTTGGTGTTAACCTTGCGCTCAGTGAAAAGCTGAATATTGGTTTGAAGTATGAATTCAAAACCAAACTCGACCTGAAACAAAATGTAAAAGATAATCTTGGTGGTGGTATTTTCGTTAATGATTCAACTGTTCACAGTGACATGCCGGCCATGTTCTCATTGGGCGTTGCCTACAAAATCACTCCGAAGTTCTCTGCTACTGCAGGATTCCATTATTATTTCGACAAGGCAGCTAACTATGGAAAAACTCTTGACCTGAACGGTGAAGCAGTTAAAAATGATAAGGTAATTGATAAGAATTACTATGAACTTGGTCTCGGACTTGAGTATGGAATTACTGACAATATCTTCTTTAGTGCAGGATACCTGTATGCAAAACCCGGTGTAAGCGCTGATTACCAGTCAGACATGAGCTATGCTCTTCCTTCAAGCACAGTTGGAGGTGGATTCGGAATAAAGTTTTCAGAAAGCATTATGGCTAATCTCGGCGTAAGCTACTCCATCTACAAGGAAGAAACCAAAACACTTATTGACGGTACCACAACTGAAAAGTATTTCAAGAATACGCTGATTCTTGGTATCGGACTTGATTTTGCTTTCTAAGAATTAAAATAAGGACAATAAAAAAAGGACAGTGAAAACTGTCCTTTTTTTGTTCCTTATTTCTACGGTGTGCCTGTGCAGGCAGATTGCTTCTGACCGTAGGAACCGGTCATCGCAATGACGATATGATTATGGCCGTGCTAAAAAATATCATTAATAAAACTTCTTTCCGCTGCGATCGGGTACTGATCATCCATCGCGAAAGCCGGAACCCGTTTAATCCATTTTCCTCTTGTGAAATCAGGGAAATCAACCAATGAACCTCCACGCGCAACTGACATTTCTGAAAGGGCTGATATAGCGCTCCATGCCGCTGCGTCATAGGCATCCAGCGGGACCGGCTTTTTATTTTTCACGGCATCAAAGAAATCATGAAGCATGATGTAATCCATGCCGCCATGGCCGGCACCTTCAGCCTCTGTGCCATGTTCACGCCAGAATTTATGATCGTATTTCGTAGTCCATTCATCCGACTTATCCCACTCATCAGCTGATTTCGATTTTCCTTCGATATACAGCGTGTCACCGTCGTTGTACCACAGCCCGTTTGTTCCTTCAACCCTGAAGCCAAGAGAATACGGGCGGGGCAGACTGGTATCGTGAGTAACTAGAATTGTTTCGCCGTTGGCACATTTGATCATGGAAGTGACCACATCGCCCAAATTGAAATTAATATTGGCATAGGGATGGTCACGACCTCCGTTATCCAGGATGTATTTATGAAGTCCCCTTGATTTCGATGCCATAGAGGCAATTGTCAGGAAACGGTTTCCCCGGTTGATATCCAAAAATGTCCCTACAGGTCCTATCCCATGGGTCGGATACAAATCGCCGTTTCGTCTTATGGCATGCAGACCTCTCCATTGAGCTTCAGAATAGGCTTGGTTGCCCATTTTCATGGGATCGCCTTTCTCATAATAATACTTGGCACCGTCGTTAAATTTTACAGGCCGCAGATCATGTTCATAACCGCACCGGCAATGAACCAGCTCGCCAAAAAGATTCTGTCGCACCATATTGAGAATGGCCATTACGTCGCGCCTGTAACAAACATTTTCAAGGATCATCAGTTCCTTTCCGGTTTCTTCATGCACATTTACAAGGTCCCAGCATTCTTCAAGCGTGTTGGCGGCGGAAACTTCCACACCGGTATACCCCACCCCGGCTTTCATAGATGCCACGGACATCGGCACATGCCATTCCCAGGGAGTGGCAATGATCACTGCATCAAGCGCTTCGTTTTTAAGCATATCCTGAAAGGCATATTCACTGCCGGTATAAACCTTAGGCTGTTTTGCGCCGGCATCGGCAAATACTTTGGCTGCCCTGTCAAGAGAAGACTGCTGGATGTCGCATATGGCAATGATATCCACATTCTTAAGTGACAAGGTATCATGAAGATGTCCACGACCCCGGCTGCCAACGCCGATAAAACCGGCTCTCACATTTCCTGTCGGGGGAACCGGTTTTGCCGGTTTTTCCTTTTCATTTGTCTCTCCAAAACCGGCATACTTCACTCCTACCAATCCTGCACCTGTAAGTGCAGTTTTCTTCAAAAAATCTCTGCGGTTATCCATATTTAGTCTTTTAGTCTGTTAGTCCGTTAGACTGTTAGTAAAACTTCTTAATTCTTAAATCGGTGTTCCTTGTTCGATGTTCGTTTGCTTCGCCGTTTGACGCTTCGCTGTTTGAAGGCTTCGCTGTTTGAAGTTTTCAAACTTCTTTCAAACTTCTTTCAGACTCATTTCAAACGATTTCAAATCCAGCTTCCAGCATCCAGTATCCAGCATCCGGCATTACATCTCCAGCATCACAACCGAAGCCGGGGGCAGTTTCACTGTCAGACCTTCTTTACCCAGCCTGGCTCCCTGGAAAGGTGCACTCTGAACGGTATTCGGAGCGTCAAAAGTATTATGAGCAGACAGATCCTTTGATGTCAAAACAGTACCGGTAACATTTACTGGTTTCATTCCCCTGATATCCAGGTTTATTTCAATTTCCTTGTGAGGATCCACATTTGTAAACGAGATATGTACCTTTCCGGCCTTATCCTTTGATGCCGAAGCAGTTACTGCAGGCAGGGATTTTCCGTTGAGAACATAATCGGGTGATTTGAATGACAGCGGAATCAATGCGGCATTCTGATGAACCTTGTACATTTCGAAAATATAATAGGTAGGTGTTAGCACCATTTTAGGACCGTCGGTAAGGATAATCGACTGAAGCACGTTCACCATCTGGGCGATGTTGGCACCCTGGACCCTGTCGGCATGGTTGTTGAAAATATTCAGGTTGATACCGGCTACCAGGGCGTCGCGGATTGTATTTTGCTGGAACAGGAAACCCGGATTGGTACCCGGTTCCACGTCGTGCCATACGCCCCATTCGTCTACTATCAGGCCTACCCTTTTTTGGGGATCATACTGATCCATAACTGAAGAATGCCTTGTAACAAGCTGTTCCATGAACATGGTGCTTTTTATCGTGCTGAAGTACTCGTCCTCAGTGAACTGCGTTGCAGATCCTTTATGCGACCAGTCGTGTGTAATGGTGTAATAATGAAGCGAAAGCCCGCCCATCATATGCAGGGGTACATTTTTCATCAGGGTTTCCGTCCAATGGTAATCATCGGTACTGGGACCGCCGGCCACTTTGTATAGCCAGTTGTTTCCGTAATTGCGGCAATAGGTAGCATATCTCCTGTACTGGTCGGCATAAAACTCGGCTGTCATGTTTCCGCCGCAGCCCCAGTTCTCGTTACCAACGCCCCACAGTTTAACTTTCCATGGTTTATCGCGTCCGTTTTGTCTGCGAAGGTCTGCCATCGGGCTTTTGCCGTCAAATGTTATATATTCCACCCATTTTGACATTTCTTCCACTGAACCGCTGCCCAGGTTTCCGCTGATATAAGGTTCAGTGCCAATCTGCTCGCACAGATCCAGGAACTCGTGGGTACCAAAGCTGTTATCCTCAACCACTCCACCCCAGTGAGTATTTACCATTTTCGGCCGGTTTTCGCGCGGACCAATTCCGTCCATCCAGTGGTATTCATCGGCAAAGCAACCGCCCGGCCAGCGTAAGTTCGGTATGCTTATCCTTTTCAGAGCGGCCACCACATCATTTCTAATACCGCGGGTATTAGGTATCGGGGAGTTTTCACCAACCCAGATACCTCCGTAAATACAATGGCCAAGGTGCTCTGAGAAGTTCCCGTAAATATTCTTGTTAATTGTGTCTTTTGTCTGATCAGCATTAAGGATCATTTTCACAGGCTGCGCTGAAAGTGCAACCATGACACCCGTCAATGCAATAGTAAGCAGTGATTTTCTAAACATAATATGAAAATTTAAATTGAATTTCAGAACCTTGTCATCCAGGCTTCCGGATGATGCTGCTTCCTTATCCGCGCCAGTTCGTTAACAGCTTCATCCTTATTATTGAAGGACGCAAACGAAACCGCGTACAGATCGCCGATCTTCCCGAATTTTTCAGCCTTATACCCCAATTTTTTCAATGATTCAACCATATCATCGGCGTTAATTTCGTCCCTGAAACAACCTGCGACAATGAAATAACGGATATCTGCCTCAACTCCCGGTGTGGCAGATTCCTTAGTATCCTCTGAAGGAGGTGACTGGTAAACCAGGGTTGTATCTGCGGCAGCCGACCTTACCGAATCAGCAAGCCGGTCCAGAACGGTTTGTTCAATCACTGCAGGAGCCGCCTGCTTTTTAACGGTATGTGATTTGTTTTCGCGGATGACAAATACAAAAATGACAATGAGATTCAGCGCGATGATCAGTAATATCCAGTTTATGACAGGTTTCGAGAAAACAGTTTGCCAGAACTCCGGAAAATCATCGTTTTCTTCAGCCTTTGCCGCCGGTGTTATTATTACGGGCGACACTACGGGTGACTGAATTTCCTTTGCCGTAACGGTCTCGTGCAAGCGTGCATCGGCCTCTGTTCCCCGGATTTCCTGGCTAAAGACCAGTTTACCAAAGCGGTCTTTATGTAAATCGCCCAGTCCCCGGATGGTGAGGGTATTGCCTGAATCAAGAATACGCTGCGCATGATTTGTGTAATCGGCAAGCAACTGATCCGCAATTTCAGGTTCAACATTCTCCGTTTTGATAATGTAATCAAGCAGCAATCCGTCATTATTTCGCAGCATTTCATTGAAAACAACAACAATAGGTTCCTGCTGCCTTATAATAAATGCGCCAAAATCAGGAATGATTACCCTAAGGTTATTGTTCAGAAGCGAGACTATTTTATCGTCCATCCGAGTATTTAAATGTTTCCGATTATCCGGTTGCAGCAATACCAAAGTATGAATTTTATTACAATATATGGTGAGCCAATATTAAAAAGTTGTAAACAAGATTTTTTTATCCTATCTTGCAGTAACATATGAAATAGCACTATCAATGGGCAAAGCAATACTCGGAATAGATGTCGGCGGTTCAGGTATCAAGGGAGCGCCGGTGGATATTAAAACAGGTGAACTCAGGGGCGAAAGACACCGCATACCTACACCGGAACCTTCGAATCCACAGAATGTGGCCAAAACGATAAAGGAACTTGTAAAGCATTTTAAATGGAAAGGTCTTGTAGGCGTTGGATTTCCGACAGTGGTCCAGAATGGCGTAGTAAAAACCGCTGCCAATATCGACAAATCCTGGATTAATACTGATGCAAAAAAACTGTTCAGTGAGGTAACCAAGCTGCCTGTATGGGTATTAAACGATGCAGATGCTGCTGGATTGGCAGAAGTCAAACTGGGCGCCGGAGCCGGCTTTAAGGGTGCTATTGTGGTGCTTACAATCGGAACAGGGATCGGATCATCGCTGTTCGTGAAAGGAAAACTCTTCCCTAACACTGAATTCGGACATGTTGAATTTAAAGGCATGGACGCTGAATACTTTACTTCCGACGCAGCCCGTAAAAGGGAGAATCTTGACTGGACCGAATGGGGTAAAAGGCTGAATGAATACCTTGCACATATCGAATTCCTTACCTGGCCTGAAATGATTATCCTGGGAGGAGGAGCCAGCAAAAAGCTCGATCTGTTCAAAGATCAACTCAACCTGAAAGCTAAGGTAGTTCCTGCGAAGTTTCTGAACGAAGCCGGAATCATAGGCGCAGCAATGGCTGCCAAAGTAAATCTCAAGTAGCGGTAAACGGTATCCGGTTTACAAGTGACCGGCCTAGGGTAACCTCGTCGGTGTATTCAAGTTCATCTCCTATTGACACACCTCGTGCCAGTGTGGAGAACACCAGTTTGTAGGGGCTAAGTTTTCTGTATAAATAGAAATTGGTTGTATCACCTTCCATTGTCGCACTCAGTGCAAGAATAAGCTCATTGATCCCACCCTGCCTCAGACGTTCTTCCAGACTGTCAATGTTCAGGTCGGCAGGGCCAATTCCATCCATGGGTGAAATGATTCCGCCCAGGACGTGATAAACTCCCCTGTATTGCTGCGTATTTTCAATGATCATTACATCCTTGATGCTTTCTACCACACAGATAATGGAATGGTCACGCCTGTTATCAGCACAAACCGGACAAATTTCACCGTCACAAATATTATTGCATACCTTGCAGAAACCCAGGTCGGTTCCCAGCCGGATAACCGCGTTTCCGAAAGCTTCCAGTGCGGAATTATCCTGTCTGAGTAAGTGCAAAACCAGTCGCAGGGCAGTTTTATGGCCTATACCCGGAAGAGTTGAAAATTCATTAACTGCTGCTTCCAATATTTTAGAAGGATAATTCAGATTCATATCTGCTTGTTTGAAATAATGCCTGTCACTCCTTTTAGCGCTCAGGGTGACACTGAACATGCAAAAATACATTTTTATTCAGCAACTGTTGTTTGTTTTTTGTAATCTTGTGTTATGCGGTAAGCATAGTTTGTAACGAAGCTTATGAAAAATAACGATAAGACGAAGTCACAGACTTCGCCTAGCATTTTGGCATTACAAATCGTCAAATCGTAAATCGTCAAATCGTAAATCGTAAATCGTCAAATCGTAAATCAGATGAATCCCTGGATCCTCCTTGCCATTGTCATCATATATTTCGGCGTTCTCATCGCAATTTCAATTGTTACAAGCAAAGGAGCTGATAATGCCTCCTTTTTCATTGGAAACAGGAAATCGCCCTGGTTCCTGGTAGCATTCGGCATGATCGGTTCTTCTATATCCGGAGTAACATTCATTTCCGTTCCGGGTGAAGTCGGCCCAAGCTCATTTTCATACCTGCAGCTTGTTTTCGGCTATTTTGCGGGTTATATGGTGATAGCCAACGTCCTTCTTCCGCTGTATTACAGGATGAACCTGTCTTCCATATATGTTTACCTGAATCAAAGGCTTGGATTACACAGCTACAAAACAGGAGCATTTTATTTCTTGTTATCCCGGGTTATCGGATCGTCTTTCAGACTCTACCTGGTTGCCCTTGTAATCGACGGTTTTATCCTTTCGAAGCTTGGCGTTCCTTTCTGGCTTACGGTAGTCATTACAATCGCTCTCATTTATGTGTACTCATTTAAAGGTGGAATAAGGACAATAGTGTACACCGACACTTTTCAGACTTTTTTCCTGGTCCTGGGTGTTATATTATCCATTGTTCTTATCGGAAAAGAATTGCACCTGGATATCGGCGGACTTATCAATAAAATAGGGTCAAGCCGGTATTCGGATGTATTTGTTTGGGACTGGCGGCCAGGAAATAACTTTTTCAAGCATTTCCTGAGCGGGATGTTCATTTGCATCGTAATGACCGGGCTTGACCAGGATATGATGCAGAAAAACCTGAGTTGCCGGAATTTAAAAGATGCCAAAAAGAACATGTACTGGATGAGTTCCATGCTCGTTGGCGTAAACATCCTGTTTTTGTCACTCGGTGCGCTACTTTATATCTATGCCAACTCCAAGGGTGTCATTGTAGAAAATTTCCTGGCTAAGGATTGCCCGATCAGTCTCCTTGACCCGCTGACAAAAACCATGCAATGTCATAAAACAGATGAACTGTTTCCGTTTCTTGTCTTCAATTATCTTCCGCCGGCAGTAGGATTTGTCTTTATACTGGGAATTCTTGCCGCAGCTTATGCGAGTGCCGATTCAGCCTTAACCGCTCTTACCACTTCATTCTGTGTTGATTTTCTGGGATTTAAGGAAGACAATAAACGAATGAATACGCGTAATTACGTTCATATTGGTTTCGCCGTTCTTTTTATTGTGGCCATATTGCTTTTCAAGGTTCTGAATAATGAAAGCGTCATCAATGCGCTGTTTAAAATTGCAGGGTATACGTATGGTCCGCTGCTGGGAATGTTTGCATTCGGAATTCTTACGCCCTACAGGGCCAATGACAAAGTTTCGCCCTATATTTCAGTCGCCGCACCGGTTCTTTGTTTCTTCCTCGACCGCTATTCGCAGCAACTGCTATGGGGATATAAATTCGGTTTCGAAATACTGATCGTAAACGGGTTGATTGTGTTTTTGGGGCTTCTTGTAACCAGGAAAAAAGGATTAGTGACTGGTGATTGGTAACTGGTGACTGGTAACTGGTGACTGGTGACTGGTAACTGGTGACTGACGACCAGAAGACCAGAAGACCAGAAGACCAAAAAACACCGAACACTGATTACCGATTACCTTCCGACTCCTTACTCCTTGCTCCCTACTCCCTACTTTCCTCTCAACCCCGCTCTCTCCAGCAGCGCCTCCACAGAGGGTTCCTGGCCACGAAAGCGTTTGTACAAAACCATCGGATCTTCGGTTCCTCCTTTTGACAGGATATTATCACGAAAAGACTTTGCAGTGGCCCGATCAAAAATGCCTTTTTGCTTAAACACCGAAAAAGCGTCGGCATCAAGAACCTCAGCCCATTTATAGCCATAGTAACCGGCTGCATAACCACCACCGAAAATATGATGAAAAGCAGTGCTCATGCAGGTACCTGGCACAGGCGGAAATAACTCGGTAAGTGCCATGGCCGATGTTTCAAATTCCTGCACAGGCCGGTCAAGAGGAACTTCGAGGGTATGCCATGCCATATCATTGAGTCCGAAACTCAATTGGCGTACAAAAGCATAACCGCTATTGAAATTCCTGCTTTTAAGTATGTTATCAATCATTTCTTCAGGCATGGGTTGCCCTGTCTGGTAATGAACAGCAACCTCGTGCAGCCATTCCTTTTGCTCTGTCCAGTTTTCCATGATCTGCGACGGGAGTTCCACAAAATCCCGGTATACATTTGTTCCAGAAAGGCCCATATAGTTGCAGTCGCTGAATATGCTGTGCAGTGCGTGACCGAATTCATGCAGGAAAGTTCTCACTTCCTCGTAAGTTAACAGGGAGGGTTTGGTATCGGTAGGCTTGGTAAAATTGAGCACAAGCGAAACATGAGGTCTTATATCTTCGCCGTTTACCTTATACTGCTCAAGGTAATTGGTCATCCAAGCCCCGCCCTGCTTGCCGTCGCGTGGAAAATAATCGACATAAAGCAAGGCCAGGAATGAACCATCCTGATCAAGAACCCTGAATGTTCTGACATCCTTATTGTAAACCGGAATTGTGTTTTCCGGTTCAAATGAAATCCCATAAAGCTTTCCGGCAAGGTTAAAGATCCCCGATTCAACTTTTTCCAAATGAAAATAAGGCTTGATCATTTCATCGGTTATCGAAAATCGACTGTTCCTGAGTTTCTCAGAATAATAGGCCCAGTCCCATCGCTGAATTTTAAAATCGGCACCTGTTGATTTCGCAAAATCCTGCAATTCGGCATATTCTTTCTGCGCAGCAGGTTTCGATTCACTGATCAGGTCGTTCAGAAATGATTTTACTGTTTCAGGATTCTTAGCCATTCTTTCTTCAAGCACATACCCGGCATATGTTTTATAGCCCAGAAGGTTCGCCAATTTTAGCCGGATGTCCACAATTCTCCTTATGACTTCCCTGTTATCCTTTTCATTTTCCCTGAAGCTTCTGGCAGAATAAGCCATGAACATTTTTTGCCTTAGCTCACGGTTGTCTGCATACTTCATGAAGGCTGTATAACTGGGCATCTTCAGGGTAAAAAGCCATCCTTCCAGACCCTTTGATTTCGCTTCCAGTGCTGCAGCCTCTTTTACAAATTCGGGTAATCCGGCTAAATCCTTTTCATCTGTTAGGTGTAGTTTGAAATCGTTTGTTTCAGCGAGCACATTTTCATCGAACTTTAATGTCAGGGCCGACAATTCTTCAGTTAGTTTCCTGTATTCTTCTTTGGCTGAAGGAGCCAGGTTTGCGCCATTCCGAACAAACATCTTGTAGGTTTCTTCAAGGAGACGAGTTTGTTCGGTATTCAGCTTAAGTACACTTCGCTTTTCATACACCTTTTTAACCCGCTCAAATAAAGGTTCATTCAGGGTAATGTCATTGTAAAAGGCTGTCAGCATCGGTGATATTTCCTGTGCCAGTTGCTGTATGGTTTCACTGGTTTCCGCGGCATTTATATTGAAAAAGGTCTGCTCCAGTCGTTTTAAAGAATAATTATGCCGTTCAAGATGTTCAATGGTGTTTAAGAAATCCGGTTCCTCAGGTGAAGATGTAATTCTATCAAGTGTTTCGCGGCATTCAGCAATCAACGACTCAAATGCCGGCTTGTAATGCTCTGTTCTGATTTTATCAAACGGTACGGATTGGAAGGTAGTGTTGTATTCAAACATTTCGATTTACGATTTAGGGTTTGCGATTTACGGTCTGCGATTTTCAGTGGAAAAATACGACATTATAATTTAAAGAGTGTAACAAAATTTAGCATGGCCAGGTTTACCCGCGTACAAGAAATTTCACGACTGGGATCTTCTGTTTAAGCCTTGCCTCAGCCAAGTATAATATATATTCCCAGTAAAATGAATACAAACGGAGTAACGAGATGCCCGTATTTTTTCAATGCGGATTGCATTAACGGATATTTTGTAATGTGCATGGCAATCCGGCACCATAAATAAGTCATCAACATAAAGAGCATGAAAAACGCAAACTTTCCGGACCAATTGACTGTTGCAAACAATGGAATATAAATACCAATATTATCTCCCCCGTTTGCAAAACACACTCCGGCAACTGTCCATATTTTGTTTTTATTGGATGCATATCCAACGTCATGCTTATCGTGGTTACGATGTGTAATTAGTTTATATAATTCTTTCAATCCGATAAATAATGGGATTATTCCGAGCAGTCCGATATATTTCTGAGGAATGAATAAGCCGATGAGGGAACCGGCTATGCCAATTGCAGTCAATGCAAATATTCCAAGGAACTGACCCAAAATGACTTCCTTGTTCGCGTATGATTTATTTCCGTAAAACAGTACAAGGATAAAGAGATCATCAATATTTGAAGAAACAAAAGCCAGAAATCCGGCGATCAGAATTTCCATTATTGAAGTTTCACTGAATTATTGCCGCAAAGATATTACATGGCTTGTATGAAATGTCAGTGATCAAAATAATTATCAACTTTTTTAAATCTGGACCTGCAGGCTTCTATGCAGGGATAATGTATTATCATATAATTCCCTGTTATTTCAAATGACAATTTGGTTTGAGGATATGGACAACCGTCAGGGGTGATTGTGGAATCATTTAACGAATAGGTACCGTAATATTCCCCATCCGGAACTATGGATATGTTGCATAGCATACCATTTGATGAAACAGTCCCGTCAGAATGAAAGACAATTGAAATATCGTTGTCGACATTCCTGAATTGACCACTACCGTCGCCGGGATCAGCCAGCACCTGAACTAATTTCCATTTTCCCAACACATCGGCATTGGCGATAATGTCGGCACTTTTTTCGCAGGAATAAAACAAAACCAAGCTGATCAGCAGAAATAAAACGCTTTTCATTTTTCTCAGGTAATTTTTTATAATGATGCATTTTAGTCAGTTTGGGTTGCGTAAGTGGATAACGGGGTTTCCCTTTGGGAAACTCCCGTTCTGTATGTCAATAACTAAAATCGCTATCATATGGTATCACTATGCGTTCGCAGGCCATTTGTTCATGTGACTGTAAAATGAAACACTCATGCTTCCGGGCACGATAAGAGGCATAAAAACACCAAAAAGCTTCATGCCCCTGATTTTTTCGCCAACAGCCTTCACTTTTTCAAAATTTTCGATGTGATAAATAAAATACCATGTGTTGCCTTCAATTGCTTTAATCAGTTCAGCATTTATAAATCCATCCTGCTTCTGAACGAAAGAATTGACGGTTGCAGCAGCCTCCATTACCTGGTCAGCTGTTGTTGTTGGTAATGCTTCGATTTTTAAAAGTTCTGTAATCATTGTCTTAAAAATTAAAAGTTATGACGACAAAACTACAGAGCACAATCCAGGGCAAATAGTATAAAAACGACAACCCGCTTTTTTATTTATTGATCTGCAAAATGGAATCGTTTTCGTTTACAAACTTTCCGGGAGTATTTCCTGTAAATCGTTTAAATTCCTTAATAAAATGCATCTGGTCAAAATACCCGTTATCATAAGCAAGGTCAGATAATTTGGAATAACCGGAATTAAACAATTGATTCAGGCTTTTATGAAACCTGTTTAGCGTGATATAGGTACTGGCAGGCAATCCCACATATTTACAATACATTCTTTCGAGCTGTCTTAAACCAATGTTTTGCCGGTTGCAAAACTCCGCCAGTTGAACGGTATTATCCTGGTTCAGGGCTTCAAACAACAAATGAAAATTTTCGTGAACCGCAGGAGAAGACGCAAGAATTAACAACAGTTCATTTTCAAGAATTAATAATCTTTCTGCAGTACCATGTGATTCCCTGAGTTTCTCACAAATTTCACCGGCTATATTAAATCCAATTTCACTCGCGCCCACTATCTGATTCCTGAATTCTGAAACGGGTATTTTTAAAAACGGGTAAATACCATCCGATTTAAAACAGATACCCAATATATCCACATGGCCGTCCAGTTTCAGACGGGCATTGGCAAATCTGCTGTGCAGACCCTGGAAATAAACGTTTTCAAGAAGAGTTATTTCAGTGTCC is a genomic window containing:
- a CDS encoding AraC family transcriptional regulator, yielding MNSPIKRYPVRHPLLSKYIKFYWELHIDKAQFNHKIIPQRNINIRFNLSSTPHFIQKDTEITLLENVYFQGLHSRFANARLKLDGHVDILGICFKSDGIYPFLKIPVSEFRNQIVGASEIGFNIAGEICEKLRESHGTAERLLILENELLLILASSPAVHENFHLLFEALNQDNTVQLAEFCNRQNIGLRQLERMYCKYVGLPASTYITLNRFHKSLNQLFNSGYSKLSDLAYDNGYFDQMHFIKEFKRFTGNTPGKFVNENDSILQINK
- a CDS encoding lipocalin family protein, with the protein product MKSVLFLLISLVLFYSCEKSADIIANADVLGKWKLVQVLADPGDGSGQFRNVDNDISIVFHSDGTVSSNGMLCNISIVPDGEYYGTYSLNDSTITPDGCPYPQTKLSFEITGNYMIIHYPCIEACRSRFKKVDNYFDH
- a CDS encoding cadmium resistance transporter, with the protein product MEILIAGFLAFVSSNIDDLFILVLFYGNKSYANKEVILGQFLGIFALTAIGIAGSLIGLFIPQKYIGLLGIIPLFIGLKELYKLITHRNHDKHDVGYASNKNKIWTVAGVCFANGGDNIGIYIPLFATVNWSGKFAFFMLFMLMTYLWCRIAMHITKYPLMQSALKKYGHLVTPFVFILLGIYIILG
- a CDS encoding M3 family metallopeptidase, whose product is MFEYNTTFQSVPFDKIRTEHYKPAFESLIAECRETLDRITSSPEEPDFLNTIEHLERHNYSLKRLEQTFFNINAAETSETIQQLAQEISPMLTAFYNDITLNEPLFERVKKVYEKRSVLKLNTEQTRLLEETYKMFVRNGANLAPSAKEEYRKLTEELSALTLKFDENVLAETNDFKLHLTDEKDLAGLPEFVKEAAALEAKSKGLEGWLFTLKMPSYTAFMKYADNRELRQKMFMAYSARSFRENEKDNREVIRRIVDIRLKLANLLGYKTYAGYVLEERMAKNPETVKSFLNDLISESKPAAQKEYAELQDFAKSTGADFKIQRWDWAYYSEKLRNSRFSITDEMIKPYFHLEKVESGIFNLAGKLYGISFEPENTIPVYNKDVRTFRVLDQDGSFLALLYVDYFPRDGKQGGAWMTNYLEQYKVNGEDIRPHVSLVLNFTKPTDTKPSLLTYEEVRTFLHEFGHALHSIFSDCNYMGLSGTNVYRDFVELPSQIMENWTEQKEWLHEVAVHYQTGQPMPEEMIDNILKSRNFNSGYAFVRQLSFGLNDMAWHTLEVPLDRPVQEFETSAMALTELFPPVPGTCMSTAFHHIFGGGYAAGYYGYKWAEVLDADAFSVFKQKGIFDRATAKSFRDNILSKGGTEDPMVLYKRFRGQEPSVEALLERAGLRGK
- a CDS encoding sodium:solute symporter; this encodes MNPWILLAIVIIYFGVLIAISIVTSKGADNASFFIGNRKSPWFLVAFGMIGSSISGVTFISVPGEVGPSSFSYLQLVFGYFAGYMVIANVLLPLYYRMNLSSIYVYLNQRLGLHSYKTGAFYFLLSRVIGSSFRLYLVALVIDGFILSKLGVPFWLTVVITIALIYVYSFKGGIRTIVYTDTFQTFFLVLGVILSIVLIGKELHLDIGGLINKIGSSRYSDVFVWDWRPGNNFFKHFLSGMFICIVMTGLDQDMMQKNLSCRNLKDAKKNMYWMSSMLVGVNILFLSLGALLYIYANSKGVIVENFLAKDCPISLLDPLTKTMQCHKTDELFPFLVFNYLPPAVGFVFILGILAAAYASADSALTALTTSFCVDFLGFKEDNKRMNTRNYVHIGFAVLFIVAILLFKVLNNESVINALFKIAGYTYGPLLGMFAFGILTPYRANDKVSPYISVAAPVLCFFLDRYSQQLLWGYKFGFEILIVNGLIVFLGLLVTRKKGLVTGDW